The Candidatus Binatia bacterium genome includes the window TCGGCGACGGCGAGGAAGGAGCCTTCATGCCGGTGTTCGCGCCGGACGTGACGCGACGCTGCTGCTATGCGGCGCTCGGCCACGTGCACGCCGGACGACACCTCGCGCAGCGCGAGGGCGAGCGGCTGATCGCGTACCCCGGCTCGCCGGTGACGACCAGCGCGCGCGAGCTCGGGCCGCGCGGCGTGCTGGTGGTCGACCTCGAGCCCGGCGTCGGCGTGCTCGCGCACGAGCAGGTCGCGCTCGCGACGCCGTACCACGAGCGCGTCGAGGTCTCGTGCATCCCGGGCGCGGAGCGCGAGGCGGTCGAGCAGCTCGCCAAGCAGGCGGCGGCGCTGAAGGGACCGGGCGTGCGCGTGATCGCGCGGCTGACCGGCGCGTCGGTCGAGCCCGAGAGCACGCTGCGCGAGTCGGCGAACCGCGCGCTGGCGCTCGCCTGGGGCATGCCGGTGCCGAGCGCGACGCCGCCGCGCGCCGCGGTCGACGACGACGCGGCGTCCTTCCCGATCCTCGAGCTCTCGGTGGCGAGCTTCCCGCAGCTCGCGCAGATCCCGGTGGTGTCGGAGTTCGTGACCCGGCTGGTGGGACGTGCGCGCGAGCGCGGCGACGACCCGGCGACCGTCGCGCGCGCGCTGCGCATGGGCCTCGCCGCGTTCCAGGAGTCGCTGCCGTGAGCATCCGCATCGAGCGGCTCGCGATCCGCGACTTCGGCCCGCTGCGCGACCTCCTGCTCGAGCCGGCCGACGTCACGGTGGTCTATGGCCCGAACGAGGCCGGCAAGACGTCGTGCATCGACGCGCTCGTGCGCGCGCTGCGCGACCGCGTGCGCTCGGGCGGCTCGAAGCTGCTCGAGGGCTTTCGCGAGGGACCCGGCTTCACCGGCGAGATCCAGCTCAAGCTCGTGCCCGAGGAGGGCGGCCCGCTGATCGAGCTGCTGCGCGAGCACCCGTCGCTCGCGCGGCTGTTCATCGTCCGCGACGCCGACGCGTCGCTCGAGACCGGACGCAACTGGCTGAACGCGATCCGCGGACGTCTGGTCGGCATCGACCTGACCAAGGTCGCCGAGCGCGTGCGCAGCACGGCGGCGCTGAGCCAGAGCGGCGAGCTGCGCGACGCGAAGCAGGACGAGCGTCAGCGCCTCGCCGAGCGTCTCGCGCGCGTCGAGGCGTTTCTCGCCGACCTGCCCGCGGTCGCGCTGGTGATCGACGACATCGAGCGCACCGAGCGGCAGCGGCAGAAGCTGCGCGAGCGCTGCGAGAAGCTGCGCGCCGCCGAGCGCTACGAGCGCTACCGGATCGCGCGCGAGGCGCTCGCGCGCTGGCGTGCGGCGAGCGCGGAGCTCGCCGAGCTCGAGCGCTACGGCGAGGACGACCTCGTGCAGTGGCGCGAGGGCGTGAGCGCCGTGCGCGCGGCCGCCGCGGTCGCGAAGAGCGCCGAGCACGACACGCACCGCCTGCGCGACGAGCTCGCGCTCGCGGCCGAGGAAGTGCGCAAGAAGGAGCTCGCGGCGGAGCACGCGACCTCGCTCGCGACCGAGTGCACGCGGCGCGATCTCGAAGCGGTGGTCAACGCGGCGCGCATGCTGCGCTCCGCGGCGCACCTGTGGTCGCTCTGGCGCACGCCGCTCGCGGTGGTCGGCACGCTGCTCCTGCTGCTCGCGGTCGGGGTCGGCGTGGAAGCGCTCGCACACCCCGAGGACGCGTCGCGCAGCGTGTCGCTCGGGCTCGCGGCGGGCGCGGCGGCGTTCGCGGGGCTGCTCTCGGGCGGGCTCGCGATCTTCGCGACGAGCCGCATGCGCGCCGCGGCGCAGGCCGAGGAGCGCGCGATCGCGAGCTGCGGCGCGCTCTTGCGTCGCGCCAACACGCTCGAGGACTGCGCGACCCAGCTCGCCGCGATCAGCAGCGGTGCCGATCGCGCGCAGCTCGAGCTGACCGCCGCGACCGAGAGAAAGCGTCAAGTCGAGGCGACGCTCGCCACCGCGCAGCGCATCGAGACCGAGCGCCTGCAGCGGCTCGACGAGGCGCAGCGCAAGATCGCGCAGGTGCGCGAGCGTGTGCGCCTCGCGAGCCTCGATCAGCTCGAGGAGAAGCTTCGTCAGCGGACGCGCGCCGCGTCGGCG containing:
- a CDS encoding DNA repair exonuclease → MPRVRLLHTSDVHLRPDRPERRRALEKVFAEAVARNADGVIVAGDLFDRAADVVAERAAVRKMVQEIAPRPVIFVPGNHDPDAYASSADFGANAVVLAKTPYARARACGLDFVGVPYQHGRTVAECLTGLSTDPRHTVVVAHATLVDGVADAFVGDGEEGAFMPVFAPDVTRRCCYAALGHVHAGRHLAQREGERLIAYPGSPVTTSARELGPRGVLVVDLEPGVGVLAHEQVALATPYHERVEVSCIPGAEREAVEQLAKQAAALKGPGVRVIARLTGASVEPESTLRESANRALALAWGMPVPSATPPRAAVDDDAASFPILELSVASFPQLAQIPVVSEFVTRLVGRARERGDDPATVARALRMGLAAFQESLP
- a CDS encoding AAA family ATPase; the encoded protein is MSIRIERLAIRDFGPLRDLLLEPADVTVVYGPNEAGKTSCIDALVRALRDRVRSGGSKLLEGFREGPGFTGEIQLKLVPEEGGPLIELLREHPSLARLFIVRDADASLETGRNWLNAIRGRLVGIDLTKVAERVRSTAALSQSGELRDAKQDERQRLAERLARVEAFLADLPAVALVIDDIERTERQRQKLRERCEKLRAAERYERYRIAREALARWRAASAELAELERYGEDDLVQWREGVSAVRAAAAVAKSAEHDTHRLRDELALAAEEVRKKELAAEHATSLATECTRRDLEAVVNAARMLRSAAHLWSLWRTPLAVVGTLLLLLAVGVGVEALAHPEDASRSVSLGLAAGAAAFAGLLSGGLAIFATSRMRAAAQAEERAIASCGALLRRANTLEDCATQLAAISSGADRAQLELTAATERKRQVEATLATAQRIETERLQRLDEAQRKIAQVRERVRLASLDQLEEKLRQRTRAASARDQARATLASLLGEVADGDVERRIEALAVADPGLAADPNELLQCEQQIEQLDARLMRLRTELGDRRERTLATIGLPDLSAAEAERERLSAAVAAIDRDAAAARLCVETLQELAQDIDRPLREALGPGPGGAGAYLSRLTAGRYRSVVLDSEGRLAVERKDGTRFGSESLSRGARDQLSLAVRLALVRRLLGEPGFLVLDDAFLSSDATRREALATALAELAQEGWQIIYFTFDALLRDRLAQLHAKLVDLAAPPRIVESA